A portion of the Acidimicrobiales bacterium genome contains these proteins:
- a CDS encoding SDR family NAD(P)-dependent oxidoreductase, producing MVAALRAGAVGILDVATVRGDGAADAVAELLADVTRRSTSPFAVRIAAADGGGPRHLRGSGGRGDQATDLPEQVDTIVVAGPHTPDGLRAAVAAWAGRRVLVEVVSAEEAAAALVAGADGLVAKGCESGGRVGDVESFVLAQQIARLDAPYWVQGGVGLRTAAGAVAGGACGVLLDGQLALLRESGLGDDARAAVGAMDGSETRVVGGHRVYVRPDLPSAGLDDAVTSFGSVAERLGPDLHDDLLPLGQDAACAAGLADRYVTVGGVVQALRAAIDSQLAAAVEHRPLAPGAGVSTTHGATHPVVQGPMTRVSDKAELAAAVAAGGGLPFLALALLPGPEVRALLTQTAELLGDRPWGVGVLGFVPPEVRAEQLEVIHEVRPPVALIAGGRPSQAQPLEAAGITTYLHVPSPGLLDRFLRDGARRFVFEGRECGGHVGPRASFPLWEAQVERLLALDDAALAEVDLLFAGGIHDARSAAMVAAIAAPLVARGARIGVLMGTAYLFTEEAVDSGAITGTFQDVARSCSTTVLLETSPGHATRCVETDYVRAFASRKAELAAAGTPAKDMWAELESLNLGRLRIASKGVTRAGEALVPVDATTQLHDGMYMIGQVASLRRDPTTVAALHDEVTAGATAHLASLVAEERRTRNLRVAARDRAIEADDAAQPLDVAIVGMAGMFPGAADTERYWANIVTGIDAVTEVPRDRWDPEVFYDPAATGASAGHRTPSRWGGFLPWVPFDALAYGIPPRSLAAIESVQLLSLEAANRALADAGYDRREFDRSRASVIFGSEGGNDLGGAYGFRAAFPHFVGSLPPSLDAFLPAPTEDSFPGVLTNVIAGRIANRLDLGGVNYTVDAACAASLAALDAACKELVGGTSDLVLCGAADVHNGINDYLMFSSVHALSPSGRCRTFDSSADGIALGEGIACVVLKRRADAERDGDRIYAVIEGIGGSSDGRHLGLTAPRKDGQVRALDRAYAGAGVAPSSVGLVEAHGTGTVVGDRTELATLTEVFSASGASVGGAVLGSVKSQIGHTKCAAGLAGLIKAARSVYTGVLPPTRNVETPNDYYEAESSPFRFLGRALPWPAVERRAAVSAFGFGGTNFHAVLRAHADDERPRHGLAEWPAELFLLRAESAESLAARVADLQAVVARVVEADPDGLVHRLRDLAWTVSSSGTGPVRCAVVATDFADLARQLASATGSTAEPGKVAFLHPGQGSQRVGMLADLFVAFPHLQSVLRSGNERWADAMFPGAAFTQAERDAQVAALTDTRVAQPALGIAALALTRLLADLGVEADMAGGHSYGELAALATAGVFDDDTLVDLSEARGAAMVAAAASLGDDPGAMAAVALAADELAPRLGPDVVIANHNGPRQTVVAGPTAAVEALVAALADEKISAKRLPVAAAFHSPLVARAADVFADCLTEVDLGEPHLPVWSNATATVYEGTPESIRSGLAAQLGQPVRFVEQVEAMYAAGARVFVEVGPGRVLTQLVGRILGDRPHTAVACDAAGENGVQHLLRALASLAEAGVAVDVRPLFEGRARRVDTTALPVAAPGWRVNGHLVCTNDGEPVSGGLQPADRIPEVVMNHGGPAQAPEAGAATTTDRARDAAVLEYLRSVQQIVGAQREVMLRYLGELPPELNALLPALPELPVLPVEYPASVPHSNGHGSGSGNGSGNGSHGNGRHEVVTAAAPVLAPLATPESLPLATPAPVPVAPSGDELLAVILAVVAERTGYPLDMLDPDLDLEADLSIDSIKRIEIIGELAERVGLAGDDAMGLDESVVEQLAQLKSLRAIVAWLDDNAATFAPPPATGAAYLDPTVLAPWPTPPTPAGIGPSGTPAPAAQPGATGIPADATPATGLPATGAAGQPGHPDAPGTAAVPADPAGVVVGAASLVRSNRAGNGNRPGPTQAESHVAVATLPPTRRFVLETAMLAPALPVAPAAGKTFILVSDPWEGLDELRRLLERSGATVEVVATHRGVPSRPLPDAVAARLAQVDGVVHLGAADAVAPVDARDVFAALKPAITGRATTLVAAVARGVRTAPNVVSGVPGLMRSIARELPEHHVRAVELSDRMEPAGVVARLLADEILDPAGPVSVAYNHGKRTTRRVAKGTDLGPDVPAAPFDNESVVVLTGGARGITAKAALAIARESQCRIELLGRSSLPGDEDLRTAAALDRPALRRVLLEAGELRTPAEIEPAIDRITADREIRATMAQLRAVGSPTTYHSVDVRDSQALARVLGEIREYHGRIDAVVHGAGVLDDRLARDKTDAGFDRVFATKVDGARTLLDHLGDDVRLVVFFGSVSGVFGNRGQVDYSAANDALDELALRFDGAEGRRVVSIDWGPWSGTGMVSPELEREYARRGVGLVDPDEGVRALLTEMGTLPGEPAQVVVMRAEPATMEGRPPSAPGSWTPTDTELDEPPEPGDGGDGFALPGGLTLEDLTERG from the coding sequence GTGGTCGCCGCGCTCCGAGCCGGGGCCGTCGGCATCCTCGACGTCGCCACCGTGCGTGGCGACGGGGCGGCCGACGCCGTCGCGGAGCTGCTGGCCGACGTGACGCGTCGCAGCACTTCGCCGTTCGCGGTGCGGATCGCCGCGGCCGACGGCGGTGGCCCCCGCCACCTGCGCGGCTCGGGTGGCCGGGGCGACCAGGCCACCGACCTGCCCGAGCAGGTCGACACCATCGTCGTCGCCGGCCCCCACACGCCCGACGGCCTCCGGGCCGCGGTCGCCGCCTGGGCCGGCCGAAGGGTGCTGGTGGAGGTCGTGTCCGCCGAGGAGGCCGCCGCCGCGCTGGTCGCCGGGGCCGACGGCCTCGTGGCCAAGGGCTGCGAGTCCGGCGGGCGGGTGGGCGACGTGGAGTCGTTCGTGCTCGCCCAGCAGATCGCCCGTCTCGACGCCCCCTACTGGGTCCAGGGCGGCGTCGGCCTTCGCACGGCCGCAGGCGCCGTCGCCGGTGGCGCCTGCGGCGTGCTCCTCGACGGTCAGCTCGCGCTGCTGCGGGAGTCCGGCCTGGGCGACGACGCCCGCGCCGCCGTCGGTGCCATGGACGGCAGCGAGACCCGGGTGGTCGGCGGCCACCGGGTCTACGTGCGGCCCGACCTGCCGTCCGCCGGGCTCGACGATGCCGTCACGTCGTTCGGGAGCGTCGCCGAGCGCCTCGGCCCCGACCTGCACGACGACCTGCTGCCGCTCGGCCAGGACGCGGCCTGCGCCGCCGGGCTGGCCGACCGCTACGTCACCGTGGGCGGCGTCGTCCAGGCGCTGCGGGCCGCGATCGACTCCCAGCTGGCCGCCGCCGTCGAGCACCGGCCGCTCGCCCCCGGCGCCGGCGTGTCGACCACCCACGGCGCCACCCACCCCGTCGTCCAGGGCCCGATGACCCGGGTGAGCGACAAGGCCGAGCTGGCCGCGGCCGTCGCCGCCGGCGGGGGGCTGCCCTTCCTCGCCCTGGCTCTGCTCCCGGGCCCCGAGGTGCGGGCCCTGCTCACGCAGACCGCCGAACTGCTCGGCGACCGACCCTGGGGGGTCGGTGTCCTCGGCTTCGTACCACCCGAGGTGCGCGCCGAGCAGCTGGAGGTCATCCACGAGGTCCGGCCGCCGGTTGCGCTCATCGCCGGCGGCCGGCCCTCGCAAGCGCAGCCGCTCGAGGCGGCCGGCATCACCACCTACCTGCACGTCCCGTCGCCCGGGCTGCTCGACCGGTTCCTGCGCGACGGCGCCCGCCGCTTCGTGTTCGAGGGGCGCGAGTGCGGCGGCCACGTGGGGCCGCGGGCCAGCTTCCCGCTGTGGGAGGCGCAGGTGGAGCGGCTGCTGGCGCTCGACGACGCGGCGCTGGCGGAGGTCGACCTGCTGTTCGCCGGTGGCATCCACGACGCCCGCTCGGCGGCGATGGTGGCCGCGATCGCGGCGCCGCTGGTCGCCCGGGGCGCCCGCATCGGGGTGCTGATGGGCACGGCCTACCTGTTCACGGAGGAGGCGGTCGACAGCGGCGCCATCACCGGCACGTTCCAGGACGTCGCCCGCTCGTGCTCCACCACCGTCCTGCTGGAGACCTCGCCGGGCCACGCCACCCGCTGCGTCGAGACCGACTACGTGCGGGCCTTCGCGAGTCGGAAGGCCGAGCTGGCGGCGGCCGGCACCCCCGCCAAGGACATGTGGGCCGAGCTGGAGTCCCTGAACCTGGGGCGCCTGCGGATCGCCAGCAAGGGCGTCACCCGGGCCGGCGAGGCGCTGGTCCCCGTCGACGCCACCACCCAGCTGCACGACGGCATGTACATGATCGGCCAGGTGGCGTCGCTGCGGCGTGACCCCACCACCGTCGCCGCCCTGCACGACGAGGTCACCGCCGGCGCCACCGCGCACCTGGCGTCGCTGGTCGCCGAGGAGCGGCGGACGCGGAACCTGCGGGTGGCGGCACGGGACCGGGCCATCGAGGCCGACGACGCCGCCCAGCCGCTCGACGTCGCCATCGTCGGCATGGCCGGGATGTTCCCCGGCGCCGCCGACACCGAGCGGTACTGGGCCAACATCGTGACCGGCATCGACGCGGTCACCGAGGTGCCCCGCGACCGCTGGGACCCCGAGGTCTTCTACGACCCGGCGGCGACCGGCGCCTCGGCAGGGCACCGCACCCCGTCACGCTGGGGCGGGTTCCTGCCCTGGGTGCCGTTCGACGCCCTGGCCTACGGCATCCCGCCCCGGTCGCTGGCCGCGATCGAGTCGGTCCAGCTGCTGAGCCTCGAGGCCGCCAACCGGGCGCTGGCCGACGCCGGCTACGACCGGCGGGAGTTCGACCGCTCGCGGGCGTCGGTCATCTTCGGCTCCGAGGGCGGCAACGACCTGGGCGGCGCCTACGGGTTCCGGGCCGCGTTCCCCCACTTCGTCGGCTCGCTGCCGCCGTCGCTCGACGCCTTCCTGCCCGCGCCCACCGAGGACTCCTTCCCCGGGGTGCTCACCAACGTGATCGCCGGCCGCATCGCCAACCGGCTCGACCTCGGCGGCGTCAACTACACGGTCGATGCCGCCTGCGCCGCCTCACTGGCCGCGCTCGACGCGGCCTGCAAGGAGCTGGTCGGGGGCACCAGCGACCTCGTCCTCTGCGGGGCCGCCGACGTCCACAACGGCATCAACGACTACCTCATGTTCTCGTCGGTCCACGCCCTGTCGCCGTCGGGGCGCTGCCGCACGTTCGACTCGTCGGCCGACGGCATCGCGCTGGGCGAGGGCATCGCCTGCGTGGTCCTCAAGCGCCGGGCCGACGCCGAGCGCGACGGCGACCGCATCTACGCCGTGATCGAAGGCATCGGCGGATCGAGCGACGGCCGCCACCTGGGCCTCACCGCGCCCCGCAAGGACGGCCAGGTCCGGGCCCTCGACCGCGCCTACGCGGGCGCGGGCGTCGCGCCCTCGTCGGTGGGGCTCGTCGAGGCCCACGGCACCGGCACGGTGGTCGGCGACCGCACCGAGCTGGCCACGCTCACCGAGGTGTTCTCCGCCTCGGGGGCGTCGGTCGGCGGCGCCGTGCTGGGCTCCGTCAAGTCGCAGATCGGGCACACCAAGTGCGCCGCCGGGCTGGCGGGGCTGATCAAGGCGGCCCGGTCGGTTTACACGGGCGTGCTGCCGCCCACCCGCAACGTCGAGACGCCCAACGACTACTACGAGGCCGAGTCGAGCCCGTTCCGGTTCCTCGGTCGGGCGCTGCCCTGGCCGGCGGTCGAGCGGCGGGCGGCGGTCAGCGCCTTCGGCTTCGGCGGCACCAACTTCCATGCCGTGCTGCGGGCCCACGCCGACGACGAGCGGCCGCGCCACGGGCTGGCCGAGTGGCCCGCCGAGCTCTTCCTGCTGCGGGCCGAGTCGGCGGAGTCTCTGGCGGCGCGGGTGGCCGACCTGCAGGCCGTCGTCGCCCGGGTGGTCGAGGCCGACCCCGACGGTCTGGTGCACCGCCTGCGCGACCTGGCGTGGACGGTGTCGTCGTCGGGCACGGGGCCGGTGCGCTGCGCCGTCGTCGCGACCGACTTCGCCGACCTGGCTCGTCAGCTCGCATCGGCCACCGGGTCGACGGCGGAGCCGGGCAAGGTGGCGTTCCTCCATCCCGGCCAGGGAAGCCAGCGGGTCGGGATGCTGGCCGACCTGTTCGTGGCCTTCCCCCACCTCCAGTCGGTGCTGCGGAGCGGCAACGAGCGCTGGGCCGACGCCATGTTCCCCGGCGCCGCCTTCACCCAGGCCGAACGGGACGCCCAGGTGGCGGCGCTGACCGACACGCGGGTCGCCCAGCCGGCCCTCGGGATCGCCGCGCTGGCACTCACCCGGCTGCTGGCCGACCTGGGCGTCGAGGCCGACATGGCCGGCGGCCACAGCTACGGCGAGCTGGCGGCGCTGGCCACCGCCGGGGTGTTCGACGACGACACGCTGGTCGACCTCAGCGAGGCCCGGGGCGCCGCCATGGTGGCCGCAGCCGCCTCCCTGGGCGACGACCCGGGGGCGATGGCCGCGGTCGCGCTGGCCGCCGACGAGCTGGCGCCCCGCCTCGGGCCCGACGTCGTGATCGCCAACCACAACGGGCCGCGGCAGACGGTGGTGGCCGGGCCGACGGCGGCGGTCGAAGCGCTGGTCGCGGCGTTGGCCGACGAGAAGATCTCCGCCAAGCGACTGCCGGTGGCGGCGGCGTTCCACAGTCCCCTGGTCGCCCGGGCCGCCGACGTGTTCGCCGACTGCCTCACCGAGGTCGACCTGGGCGAACCGCACCTGCCGGTCTGGTCGAACGCCACGGCGACGGTCTACGAGGGCACCCCCGAGTCGATCCGCTCCGGGCTGGCGGCGCAGCTCGGGCAGCCGGTGCGGTTCGTCGAGCAGGTCGAGGCGATGTACGCCGCGGGCGCCCGCGTCTTCGTGGAGGTCGGGCCCGGCCGGGTGCTGACCCAGCTCGTGGGGCGCATCCTCGGCGACCGGCCGCACACCGCGGTGGCCTGCGACGCGGCGGGTGAGAACGGTGTGCAGCACCTGCTGCGGGCCCTGGCATCGCTGGCCGAGGCCGGCGTGGCCGTGGACGTCCGGCCGCTCTTCGAGGGACGGGCCCGGCGGGTGGACACGACGGCGCTCCCGGTGGCGGCGCCTGGTTGGCGGGTCAACGGCCACCTTGTCTGTACCAACGACGGCGAGCCGGTCAGCGGCGGCCTCCAGCCCGCCGACCGCATTCCGGAGGTAGTGATGAACCACGGCGGCCCGGCGCAGGCCCCCGAGGCGGGCGCCGCGACCACGACGGACCGGGCGCGTGACGCGGCCGTCCTCGAGTACCTGCGCAGCGTGCAGCAGATCGTCGGCGCCCAGCGCGAGGTCATGCTCCGCTACCTGGGCGAGCTGCCGCCCGAGCTGAACGCCCTCCTCCCGGCGCTTCCCGAGCTCCCGGTCCTGCCGGTCGAGTACCCGGCGTCGGTCCCGCACAGCAACGGCCACGGTTCCGGATCCGGGAACGGCTCCGGCAACGGTTCCCACGGCAACGGCCGCCACGAGGTCGTCACCGCCGCGGCGCCGGTGCTGGCCCCGCTGGCGACGCCCGAGTCCCTGCCGCTGGCGACGCCGGCGCCGGTACCGGTCGCCCCGAGCGGCGACGAGCTGCTGGCGGTGATCCTGGCCGTCGTCGCCGAGCGGACCGGCTACCCGCTCGACATGCTCGACCCGGACCTCGACCTCGAGGCCGACCTCAGCATCGACTCCATCAAGCGGATCGAGATCATCGGCGAGCTGGCCGAGCGGGTCGGCCTGGCCGGCGACGACGCCATGGGCCTCGACGAGTCGGTCGTCGAGCAGCTCGCCCAGCTCAAGTCCCTCCGAGCGATCGTCGCCTGGCTCGACGACAACGCCGCCACCTTCGCTCCCCCGCCCGCCACCGGCGCCGCCTACCTGGACCCCACCGTGCTCGCCCCCTGGCCGACGCCGCCGACGCCCGCCGGCATCGGCCCGTCCGGCACACCGGCCCCCGCCGCCCAGCCCGGCGCCACCGGCATCCCGGCCGACGCCACCCCCGCCACCGGCCTCCCGGCCACCGGCGCCGCCGGTCAGCCCGGCCACCCTGACGCCCCCGGCACCGCCGCCGTGCCTGCCGACCCCGCCGGGGTCGTCGTGGGGGCGGCGTCGTTGGTCCGGAGCAACCGGGCCGGCAACGGCAACCGGCCGGGGCCGACCCAGGCCGAGAGCCACGTGGCGGTGGCCACCCTGCCGCCCACCCGGCGGTTCGTCCTCGAGACCGCCATGCTGGCGCCGGCTCTGCCCGTCGCCCCCGCCGCCGGGAAGACGTTCATCCTGGTCAGCGACCCGTGGGAGGGCCTCGACGAGCTGCGCCGGCTGCTGGAGCGGTCGGGCGCCACGGTCGAGGTGGTCGCGACCCACCGCGGCGTCCCCTCCCGTCCCCTGCCCGACGCCGTGGCCGCCCGCCTGGCCCAGGTCGACGGCGTGGTCCACCTCGGCGCCGCCGACGCCGTCGCCCCCGTGGACGCCCGCGACGTGTTCGCCGCCCTCAAGCCCGCCATCACCGGCCGGGCCACCACCCTCGTCGCCGCCGTGGCCCGGGGGGTCCGCACCGCCCCCAACGTCGTCAGCGGCGTGCCGGGCCTGATGCGCTCTATCGCCCGCGAGCTGCCCGAGCACCACGTCCGGGCCGTCGAGCTGAGCGACCGCATGGAGCCCGCCGGCGTCGTCGCCCGGCTCCTCGCCGACGAGATCCTCGACCCGGCCGGCCCCGTCTCGGTCGCCTACAACCACGGCAAGCGCACCACCCGCCGGGTCGCCAAGGGCACCGACCTCGGCCCCGACGTGCCGGCCGCGCCGTTCGACAACGAGTCGGTGGTCGTCCTCACCGGCGGGGCACGCGGGATCACCGCCAAGGCCGCCCTGGCCATCGCCCGCGAGAGCCAGTGCCGCATCGAGCTGCTGGGCCGCTCGTCGCTGCCCGGTGACGAGGACCTGCGCACCGCCGCCGCCCTCGACCGCCCGGCGCTGCGTCGGGTGCTGCTGGAGGCCGGCGAGCTGCGCACCCCCGCCGAGATCGAGCCGGCGATCGACCGCATCACGGCCGACCGCGAGATCCGGGCCACGATGGCCCAGCTCCGGGCGGTCGGGAGCCCCACCACGTACCACTCGGTCGACGTGCGCGACAGCCAGGCGCTGGCCCGGGTGCTGGGCGAGATCCGTGAGTACCACGGTCGCATCGACGCGGTCGTCCACGGCGCCGGCGTGCTCGACGACCGGCTGGCCCGCGACAAGACCGACGCCGGCTTCGACCGGGTGTTCGCCACCAAGGTCGACGGCGCCCGCACGCTGCTCGACCACCTCGGCGACGACGTCCGGCTGGTGGTGTTCTTCGGCAGCGTCAGTGGCGTGTTCGGCAACCGGGGCCAGGTCGACTACAGCGCCGCCAACGACGCGCTCGACGAGCTGGCCCTCCGCTTCGACGGTGCCGAGGGCCGCCGGGTCGTCAGCATCGACTGGGGCCCGTGGTCGGGCACCGGGATGGTGTCGCCCGAGCTGGAGCGGGAGTACGCCCGCCGGGGTGTCGGGCTCGTCGACCCCGACGAGGGCGTCCGGGCGCTGCTCACCGAGATGGGCACGCTCCCCGGCGAGCCGGCGCAGGTCGTGGTGATGCGCGCCGAGCCGGCGACGATGGAGGGCCGCCCACCCAGCGCCCCGGGGTCGTGGACGCCCACCGACACCGAGCTGGACGAGCCACCCGAGCCCGGCGACGGCGGCGACGGCTTCGCCCTGCCCGGTGGCCTCACGCTGGAGGACCTCACCGAACGTGGGTGA
- a CDS encoding CarD family transcriptional regulator, whose translation MSFRVGDRVVYPHHGAAVIEATEVRPNPDGEKVEFFVLRMTHGELTLKVPVLKAEEIGMRYPISVEDVEDVFEVLAKKDVREPTNWSRRFKNHQEKLKSGDVYQVAEVVRNLALRDADKGLSAGEKSMFVKARQVLVSELAFSLDISEDDAMERLAKTLA comes from the coding sequence GTGTCGTTTCGCGTCGGAGATCGGGTGGTCTACCCGCATCACGGTGCCGCCGTCATCGAGGCCACCGAGGTAAGACCCAACCCCGACGGTGAGAAGGTCGAGTTCTTCGTCCTTCGCATGACCCACGGTGAGTTGACGCTCAAGGTGCCGGTCTTGAAGGCGGAGGAGATCGGGATGCGCTACCCGATCAGCGTCGAGGACGTGGAGGACGTGTTCGAGGTCCTGGCCAAGAAGGACGTGCGCGAGCCCACCAACTGGTCGCGGCGCTTCAAGAACCACCAGGAGAAGCTCAAGTCGGGCGACGTGTACCAGGTGGCCGAGGTGGTCCGGAACCTGGCGCTGCGCGACGCCGACAAGGGCCTGTCGGCCGGCGAGAAGTCGATGTTCGTCAAGGCCCGCCAGGTGCTGGTGTCCGAGCTCGCGTTCTCCCTCGACATCTCCGAGGACGACGCCATGGAGCGCCTCGCCAAGACACTCGCCTAG
- a CDS encoding acyl-CoA dehydrogenase family protein produces the protein MFEWSEEQQMVRAAVRDFIAKEVVPHHRELEHGDLPPYDILRKLFTTFGMDAMARDRFERTMARESSESSDESSGESPGEALTGGGRDANAIAFQMIPIIELCRWSPGMVTAMGVSMGLTSAAILSRGTPAQKQRWALPLLTMEKIGAWAITEPGSGSDAFGSMKSTARRDGDEYVLNGSKTFITNGPYADTIVFICKFDEGNPPAERKMLSFVLDQGTPGLEQSKPLKKMGLHSSPTGELFLTDVRVGRDRLIGETEDVPAGGRTAAKATFNMERSGVAAMALGIISQCLELSVDYAKNRVQFGQPIGEFQLIQDKLARMAVARLNVENLVFRFIEVSAAGKDLTLAEASAMKLYSARAATEVAMEAVQLFGGNGYMSEFQVEQLARDAKVLQIYAGTDEIQITHIAKDLLR, from the coding sequence ATGTTCGAGTGGTCCGAGGAGCAGCAGATGGTGCGTGCCGCGGTGCGCGACTTCATCGCCAAGGAGGTCGTCCCGCACCACCGTGAGCTCGAGCACGGCGACCTCCCGCCCTACGACATCCTGCGCAAGCTCTTCACCACCTTCGGGATGGACGCCATGGCCCGCGACCGCTTCGAGCGGACGATGGCCCGGGAGTCGAGCGAGTCGAGCGACGAGTCGTCCGGCGAGTCGCCCGGTGAGGCGCTGACCGGCGGCGGGCGCGACGCCAACGCCATCGCCTTCCAGATGATCCCCATCATCGAGCTGTGCCGCTGGAGCCCCGGGATGGTGACCGCCATGGGCGTGTCGATGGGGCTGACGTCGGCGGCGATCCTGAGCCGCGGCACCCCCGCCCAGAAGCAGCGCTGGGCGCTGCCGCTGCTGACGATGGAGAAGATCGGCGCCTGGGCGATCACCGAGCCGGGGTCGGGGTCGGACGCCTTCGGGTCGATGAAGTCGACCGCCCGGCGTGACGGCGACGAGTACGTCCTCAACGGCTCCAAGACCTTCATCACCAACGGCCCCTACGCCGACACGATCGTCTTCATCTGCAAGTTCGACGAGGGCAACCCGCCGGCCGAGCGCAAGATGCTCAGCTTCGTCCTCGACCAGGGGACGCCCGGGCTGGAGCAGTCGAAGCCCCTCAAGAAGATGGGGCTCCACTCGTCGCCCACCGGCGAGCTGTTCCTCACCGACGTGCGGGTCGGGCGCGACCGCCTCATCGGCGAGACCGAGGACGTGCCCGCCGGCGGCCGCACCGCCGCCAAGGCCACCTTCAACATGGAGCGCTCCGGCGTCGCGGCCATGGCGCTCGGGATCATCTCGCAGTGCCTGGAGCTGTCGGTCGACTACGCCAAGAACCGGGTGCAGTTCGGCCAGCCCATCGGCGAGTTCCAGCTCATCCAGGACAAGCTGGCCCGCATGGCGGTCGCCCGGCTCAACGTCGAGAACCTGGTGTTCCGCTTCATCGAGGTGAGCGCGGCGGGCAAGGACCTGACGCTGGCCGAGGCGTCGGCCATGAAGCTCTACTCGGCCCGGGCCGCCACCGAGGTGGCGATGGAGGCGGTGCAGCTGTTCGGCGGCAACGGCTACATGAGCGAGTTCCAGGTGGAGCAGCTGGCCCGCGACGCCAAGGTGCTGCAGATCTACGCCGGCACCGACGAGATCCAGATCACCCACATCGCGAAGGACCTGCTGAGATGA
- a CDS encoding TIGR03619 family F420-dependent LLM class oxidoreductase — protein MTMKFGVFFANTGPYGTVADSARALGAAAEAAGFESVWTVEHVVVPKGYESTYPYDPSGRMPGPEESPIPDPLIWLSYLAAATSTLKLATGILIVPQRNPLVLAKECGTLDLLSGGRLLLGVGAGWLEEEFDALGIPFEDRGRRLDDHIGALRAAWGDQPASFKGEFTSFDDVYVQPQPVDGSVPIIVGGHSAAAARRAGRLGNGFFPGRARDEDLSSLIGTMRAAAEEAGRDPDAVEVTAVGLAVLGSDPLAAVEHYAELGISRLVIPPLSYDAAAVGDTLADFATRVIHPSA, from the coding sequence ATGACGATGAAGTTCGGCGTGTTCTTCGCCAACACCGGTCCGTACGGGACGGTGGCCGACAGCGCCCGGGCGCTCGGTGCCGCCGCCGAGGCCGCCGGGTTCGAGTCCGTGTGGACGGTCGAGCACGTCGTGGTGCCCAAGGGGTACGAGTCGACCTACCCGTACGACCCGTCGGGCCGGATGCCGGGGCCGGAGGAGAGCCCGATCCCCGATCCGCTCATCTGGCTGTCGTACCTGGCCGCGGCGACGTCGACGCTGAAGCTGGCCACGGGCATCCTCATCGTCCCCCAGCGCAACCCGCTGGTGCTGGCCAAGGAGTGCGGGACGCTCGACCTGCTGTCGGGCGGGCGGCTGCTGCTGGGGGTGGGCGCCGGCTGGCTGGAGGAGGAGTTCGACGCCCTGGGCATCCCGTTCGAGGACCGGGGGCGCCGCCTCGACGACCACATCGGCGCGCTGCGGGCCGCGTGGGGCGACCAGCCGGCGAGCTTCAAGGGCGAGTTCACGTCGTTCGACGACGTGTACGTGCAGCCGCAGCCGGTCGACGGGTCGGTGCCGATCATCGTGGGTGGCCACAGCGCGGCGGCGGCTCGACGGGCGGGTCGGCTGGGCAACGGCTTCTTCCCGGGCCGGGCGCGGGACGAGGACCTGTCGTCGCTCATCGGGACGATGCGCGCAGCGGCCGAGGAGGCGGGGCGCGACCCGGACGCCGTCGAGGTGACCGCCGTGGGACTGGCCGTCCTCGGCTCCGACCCCCTCGCCGCGGTCGAGCACTACGCCGAGCTGGGCATCAGCCGCCTGGTCATCCCGCCGCTGTCCTACGACGCGGCCGCCGTGGGCGACACCCTCGCCGACTTCGCCACCCGGGTGATCCACCCTTCGGCCTGA
- a CDS encoding VOC family protein, translating to MIEIEGLTHIHLFVADLERSLRFYREVFGFEELFRDGPTMVFLRPPNSSDTVTLNEVPEKAGRAGGVDHFGFRLVDKSQLDAAVAEVEQAGGRLVERGEHAPESPFAYVADPDGYVIEL from the coding sequence GTGATCGAGATCGAGGGGTTGACGCACATCCATCTGTTCGTCGCCGACCTCGAGCGGTCGTTGAGGTTCTACCGGGAGGTCTTCGGGTTCGAGGAGCTGTTCCGGGACGGGCCGACGATGGTCTTCCTCCGGCCGCCGAACAGCTCCGACACCGTCACGCTCAACGAGGTCCCCGAGAAGGCTGGTCGGGCGGGCGGGGTCGACCACTTCGGCTTCCGGCTGGTCGACAAGTCACAGCTCGACGCCGCCGTCGCCGAGGTCGAGCAGGCGGGAGGACGGCTGGTCGAGCGGGGCGAGCACGCCCCGGAGAGCCCGTTCGCCTACGTCGCCGACCCCGACGGGTACGTGATCGAGCTGTAG
- a CDS encoding TetR/AcrR family transcriptional regulator gives MASTTTPRERLLEAARQVVARDGVGGLTLRAIAREAGVSHGAPLRHFPTLASLLAAVSAGGFEQLIASVADAIDGEDDPRRRIAAAGHGYVRFALAQPGVYAVMFRPDLSDTSDPAYQAAGLASFEQLAGLVADAQADGWHPDVPRDQVAAVLWANVHGLADLWLHGALQSVLTPDALTPLLDLSTTFPTGTDP, from the coding sequence ATGGCCTCGACGACGACGCCCCGGGAGCGACTCCTGGAGGCCGCCCGGCAGGTCGTGGCCCGGGACGGGGTCGGCGGGCTGACGCTGCGGGCCATCGCCCGGGAGGCCGGCGTGTCGCACGGGGCGCCGCTGCGCCACTTCCCCACCCTGGCCTCGCTGCTCGCCGCCGTGAGCGCCGGGGGGTTCGAGCAGCTCATCGCTTCGGTGGCCGACGCCATCGACGGCGAGGACGACCCCCGCCGCCGCATCGCCGCCGCCGGCCACGGCTACGTGCGCTTCGCCCTGGCCCAGCCCGGCGTCTACGCGGTGATGTTCCGCCCGGACCTGTCCGACACCAGCGACCCCGCCTACCAGGCCGCGGGGTTGGCGTCGTTCGAGCAGCTGGCCGGCCTCGTCGCCGATGCCCAGGCCGACGGCTGGCACCCCGATGTCCCCCGGGACCAGGTCGCCGCCGTCCTCTGGGCCAACGTCCACGGCCTCGCCGACCTCTGGCTCCACGGCGCCCTCCAATCCGTCCTCACCCCCGACGCCCTCACCCCCCTCCTCGACCTCTCCACCACCTTCCCCACCGGCACCGACCCGTGA